GGATAAGCTCGCAAACAACATGCGATAAAAGCCGGCGGGGTCAGGGGGAACATCGGCCAATTTAATGAACACCGGTGAAAAACTGATACAGACCGAACCGGCCAGCAGACGAAGCAACAGGTGCGGCGGGGCCACAGAGGGGGAATGGTTCATGATGTGAGATGTCCCGTTTTTATGTCCAGATAGGCTTAAAGATCTCTTTTGTACCAGTCTCGGAGCAACCTCCGCAAGGCGGAAGCACGTGCTGGCTCAAGCGACAAACGGCTGGCAAGGACAGGGGTTCCCATTACCACTCTCTGCTCAGGGCGAGATACAAATCTTCGACCTTCTTTCTGGCCCAGGGGGTCTTACGCAGAAACTTGAGGCTGGAGCTTATGGAGGGATCACAGGTGAAACACTTGATCGTAATCTCTTCACCCAGATCTTCCCAACCGTAATACTCAACCAGATGGTTAAGGATCTGTTCGAGAGTGACGCCATGCAGAGGGTTGTGAGGTTGTTCTGCGCTCATGGTTTATCCTTGTTCAAAGTAAAAAGGTAAAAGACGCGAATCACGACCTGTGCCCTTCAGCCGCAGCGACCTGACACCAGATAACGCGCAGCGTACCAGAGGAGCATGATCAGGGCAATCAGCGGCAGGGCCGGAAGAAACAGGCCGGTCACCTGCGCCAGCACAAGGGCGCTGAACAATGCCATGACAGAGACGGGCAGATACCGCCCGAGCTGCCCACGTCGGGCCCGGGTTTCGCCTGAGGCGCCCAGCAGGTTGTCGTTGATGCCGTGACGGTGCGCGACCAGGGCGAAGAAGACCACCATAATCCAGTCTGAGATACCGAAGACCGGTCTCAGCGCCACCGAACCGGGGAAGGCCAGCTTGATCAGCAGCATGTCGATGAGCGGCTGCGGGCCTTCGGGCACCAGATAATAGTGCCGAATCTGCTGAGTGAAGCTGGCGGTCGGCCCGATAGCCCAGCTCAAAAAATCAGCCAGAGTCATCATGATACAGATCGGAACAATCTCCCATAACCGCCGAATATATCTGGCCAGCGCCGCCCCGATCAGGGTCGCGATCAGCAGCAGCAGCCCCGACCTGATGACGGCGAGCAGTGGCGGCCAGCCTGCGGGGAGGCTCACCTGATTCATCAGCCAGATCGTCAGCACCAGAGTCGCCCCCCAGAAGAGATAAAACCCGCGCGAACGGACTTCGGCTTCCAGGAGCAGCGCCGGCAGCAGCAGCTGAGCCGCGCCGAAAAGTTGCAGAGCGATCGCCCCGGCGGACAGCCAGGGCGTCCCTTCGATCAGCCCACCCAGCGCCCAGAGACTGAGAAGCGCACAACTCCACAGCAGATGGCTGGCGATCAGCAACAGGATCAGGCGCCGGTTTGTTTGACTGAAGCGGGTGAAGGGATGCAGATTCATCCTTCGATTATGCCTGACTGATCCCTGAAGTCGAGAGCATATTCCGTAGTGTCTCGGTTATAATAATCCTTGGAGCGCGACAGGAGGCATCTGTGTTAGTATTCGCGCTCCCCGCTCCTGAACCATTCGTCTCGAGGTCATGGTGAAGAATAAGCTGATTCGTCTTGCAGAACTCGTCCAGGAAGACTTTTCCGAGAACCTGGTGGCCGCCTTCAAGTCCGCCGAAAAGACCTCCCTCGCTCAGCGCCTGGCCATCACCGGCCTGGCGATCACCAGCCATCAGAAACATTCCGAAAGCCTCTGGCTAAAGGCGGGTAAAAAGCGCACCCCCCAGGAACGAAAAGCCGCCGCGCGCGCTGAGCTCGCAGCCTTTATCTTCGCCTACCTCACCGGAGATGCCCGGGAATATGCCGAGAGCGCCATCGCCGCACTGCGCGCCCTCGGGCGGCAGAGTGAAGACGAGCTGGTGAAAAGCCTGTGCAGGCGCAGAACGCCATGAGACGGGAACCGACCACCGAAACGCATGAAGCGGGCATTGAAATCCCCTACGAGCGGATCAACCCCGACACCCTGCGCCGCATGATTCAGGAATTTGTGACCCGCGACGGGGCCGATTGGGCCGAACTGGGTTGCACCCTCGAAGACAAGGTCGAACAGGTGCTGCAGCAGCTCAAAAGCAGAAAGATTAAAGTGGTTTTTGATCAGACTTCGCAAACCGCGAACCTTGTCGTTCGTTAAAGAGGTTCATGCTCAATCAGCCGGCTCAACAACCGATCAGCTCGCTGCACCAGGGCTCCTGTGCTTGACAGCTCAGCCCCTTGCTCAGCCCACTCACCACACAGGCGAATATGAGTCATCCCATGTTCTGGTTCTCAGCCACAGAAGCGCGTCAGGTGCTCACGGCCCTCGACCGCGGCGATCCCCGCATCGACATTTCAGTCGACCTGAACCTCTCACGCGACAGCTTCAGCCTCTGCGGCGACGCACTGGTGCTGGACGCGCATAATCGTTTGAGCCGGTCGGAATTACTGCAGATTGCGGGGAAGGAGAACCGCATCTTTATCCTGGAGGATGGCGAACTCGAGGTGCTCGAGATCAGGGACGCGGGTTATTATAAGCTCGCCCCCACGGAGCAGGCGCCCCTGCTCGAAATCAGCGGGGTGAAGATGCATATTTCTAAAGGGATTAATCCCTTTGAGAGTGCGGGGCAGATGGCCGCCCAGGTTGTTAAGAAGGGAGCGCGGGTTCTGGATACCTGCAGCGGACTGGGTTATGCGGCTTCGGCGGCCTTGAACCTCGGAGCGCGCGAAGTGGTTTCCGTCGAACTGAGTGACGCGGTCATCGCCTTGCGGAAAAGAAACCCCTGGTCTCAGGCCCTTTTCGGGGCCAACATCAGGCTGGTGCACGCCAATATCGACAGTTACATCCGCGAGCTCGAAACCGCATCGTTCGACGCGGTCATCCACGATCCTCCGCGCTTTTCCCTGGCGGGTGAACTCTATGGCGAAGAGTTTTACCGTGAAATTTTCCGCGTCCTGAAACGCCGCGGAAGCCTGTTTCACTACACCGGCAACCCCCAGCTGCTGAAACGCGGCACCAGCTTTATCGACCACGCCGTGAAACGTCTGCGCGCCAGCGGATTCACCAAAGTGGTCAAGATCCCCGAGCTCATGGGCGTCACGGCGTATAAATAGGCATGGGGACCAGCCAACATTACTGCGGCTACATCCCCTGCAACGGCCCGTGCATCGCCAGCATCCCGATGGATGTTACGGCCAGCAAAAGCAGAAACGCAAAGCCCATCCCGGCACGCTTCGCCAGAGAGACATCATAGTAGCGGGCATGCTCGGTCTTGGACGTCCTGGACATCTTGAACGATTTGTAGATCTGGAAACTCCCCAGCAGCAGGATCAGCGCGACGATCGGTGACCAGGTCAAATAGAAGAGCAGGCCTGCGCCCAGCAGCCCCAGCAGCCAGAGTTTGGGGCTGATGACACCGATGATCCGCCCGCCATCCAGCGGGGAGATCGGCAGCAGGTTGAACAGGTTGAGCAGAAAGCCGCTTGAGGCCAGGGCAAACCAGAAGAGGTTCCCCGTCGTCAGACCAATACCGACGCAGCCGATGGCGCCCAGCGTCCCGAGCAGCGGGCCGCCGTAGGCCCCCACTGCCTCGACGAAGGCGTTCTTCGGCATCTGTTTCATGACAATCTGCGCCCCGACAAAGGGGATGAACATCGGCGCCGAGGCCGGAATCCCCATCGCGCGCAACGCCAGCACATGCCCCATCTCATGGATAAAGATCAGCGCCACAAATCCCGCAGCAAACGGCCAGCCCCAGAACATGGCATAGGCCCAGATACTGATCAGCATGGTGATGAAGGTCTTGAACTTGCCGATTTGCAGGATAAGAGCCAGATATTTCAGCTTGCTGAATAGATAGAACAGCACCAGTCCGAGCGTACCGAACTTGCGCAGCCCCCTTTTGAGCACCGGCCCAACCTCAATGGTCGGTGCAGTTCCCGGCGTCCCCTGGTCGGACTCGGGGGGTGCGGTGTCTGCAATGATTGGTTCAACCAGCCGAGTCGGGATCGTGCTCACATTTTCTTGATGGAATTTTTGCATCAGAAATTCAGAGATCCTTACTTCTTCTCCTTTTTCTCCTTCTTTTCCGCTTTCTTTTCCTTCGGAGTTTTGGTCGCTGCTTTTTTGACGTCTTTTTTACTATCCTTGCCTTTGCTCATGATCTTTGCTCCTCTATCACTGCGAGATAATGCTGCCAATCCACCATGAATCCTTCACGCTATCATATACCACAGATGTCACCGGGAGCAGGTTATTTACGACCACAGCCAAATTGCATTAGAGGCGGATAACTTACTGATTTATAGAGATTTTGTTGCATTTGTCACATTTCGTGATAGTGCTTTATAAACACCAAACGACTGACACCTCCTGATTAACATGCAATCGCCCCGCATCAGATGAAAGGAGAACAGCCATGGGATTTTTCAGCAAGAAGGTAACCTACCCGGAGCTGGCAGCAGATACCCAGGCGGCCAAACAGCTCAACGCCATTGAGGGTTCGCTCAAAGAGTTAATTGGTCAGATTTCAGACCCACTCGAGGTCATCCCCGCCGACGGCCACGCTTATGTCTTTATCGGCAAGCCACCCAAGCGCTTCGGTATGGCGATGATCGATGACGGGGTTCACAGCCTCGGCGCGGCGGCCAAGGAGAATGGAATCGACCAGATCCAGCTCCTGAAGATCAACGAAAAGCTGCGCGAGGCCTACTTGCAATGCCAGGATGCCCCGCGCTACACAACCAGCGTCGCCGGTAGAGACCTGGTGATCACCCCCAGTCCACAGCTGGCTCAGGAAGTCAGTGAAATTACCCACAGTATTTACACCTGAAGATTGCAATTATCGGGGCTGAAACCGGGGACAACCCTTTCATGGTTGAAAGAGTTGTTCCCGGTTTGTTTTTGCGCCACCCTGCTCAATTCGACGAAATCGGCGCGCCCTCGGCAGGTTGCGTCAGCCTTTCCCACAGCTGCCCATAGGGCAAGCGGAAGAAATCAATGCTCAGCCGTTCGCGGGAGCCACGCAGCACAAAACCCCGCGCCTTAACCCCCGCCTCAAGCCCCGGCATATGCATGGCGCCCCAGGGGATCAGGATCGTCCGATATTTGTGCAAGCCTTTCGCCAGATAACTCAATACCGCCCGATTGCGTTTGAGCAACAGATCAGCCATCAGGACCTGGTTGATCTCCGGTGTCAGGTGTTCCCTGGCCCACTGGCTGAATTCCTGATAGCCCCTTCCCGGCGAACTGGCGTGCAGCAGATAAGTGCCGACAGCTTTGAGAACGTCAATCGTGCGCGGATCAAAATCTTGCGCATCGATATCTGCGCGCAGGATATCGGGACCAGCGGATGCAGCCGTCAGGGGCAGGTCGAGTGACGCCGCGGTGATCGGATGCCCGGGAAACCGCAGATGCTCTTGTGAATCGAGGTCCAGCAGCTCGGCCAGGTTCCCGTAGCTGAACTTCCCGCGCAGCAACCCCTGCGTGTCGCTGACCCCCTCGGCCAGCAACAGACTCGGCCCAGAGTTAAACGAGTTTGAGAGGTCGGCATAAAATTCAGGTCGGGCCAGATGAATCATCGCGACCAGTCGAATCTCCTTATCGCCCCGTGCGTACACCTTTTCGATCATATAGAGCCCGTTCGGTTTCAGGCGTACAAAGCCGGCGGTATAGCTTTCAACCAGATTGCGGCCCGTCGCAAAACCGAGCAGCAGCAGAATCAGGGGCAAGAGCGGGAGACCCAGCAGACAGAAACGCAAGAGATGCGCGCCACTGAAGGACGGACCTGCGAACTGACCCGCGGTTAACAGCCAACTGCTGCCATTCTGGCGCCGAATCGAGCGCAGAACCAGCATGCCCAGCAGCAGTTGGCCCAGCGCCGCGTAGAGCGCATAGTTGACCCCGATCAACGGCTCCAGCGGCCAGAAATCGAGCAGCCCCCAGCACAGATATACCAGCAAGGGGACAAACTGGGCCTTCACCAGATGACAATTAAGACCAAGTCCGAAATAGACCGCCACCGCCAGCAGGAATAGCAGGATTGCCAGCAGATGGTTGAGCCCGGCGATGGCCCCCGGCAGCGCAGAGAAACGCGACAGTTCGGTGAAGATTCTCATGGCGGCAATAACAAGGAACAATATGAGGAACAGGTTGGCTATTTTTCGCATTTGTCTTCTGTGGAGTCAGGGTTTAAGGGAAAGGGGAACGATCGCAAAGGCCCTCATCCGGCCTTCGGCCACCTTCTCCCCCAGGGAGAAGGTTAAAAAAGCAGCCTTTATCAGAATCAATAAAGAACATGGCAGGCAGCAGCGTGCTTAGTGTAGCATTGACAGACAAACCTGAAAACCTGGCATTCGGCACAAACCAAGGAGCCCTCGCGTGGCGGGATCATCGAAAAAAGTCATCTATGCCGCCCTGGCTGGCAATGCCCTGGTTGCGGTGACCAAATTTATCGCCGCCGCCCTGACCGGGAGTTCGGCAATGCTCTCAGAGGGGATCCACTCAGTGGTCGACACCGGCAACCAGCTGCTGTTGCTGCTCGGCCTGCACAAAGCGAAACAACCGGCGGACGAGCGCTTCCCCTTCGGTCACGCCAAGGAGGTCTATTTCTGGAGCTTTGTGGTGGCGCTGCTGATCTTTGCCGTCGGCGCCGGGGTCTCCCTGTATGAAGGGATTCATCATCTCGCTCATCCGGCGCCGATCACCGACCCCTACATCAATTACCTGGTGCTCGGACTGGCGGTGCTGTTCGAAGGGCTGTCGCTCTATTTTGCCCTGAGTGAATTTTCCCGCACCAAAGGAACACGCAGCTATTTTGATGCGATTCACAGGGGGAAAGACCCGACGATCTTCGTCGTGCTGTTTGAAGATGCCGCCGCCATGCTCGGCCTGCTGGTCGCCTTCTGCGGCGTCCTCTTTTCTCAACTGAGCGGCAATCTGATCTACGACGGTCTGGCCTCAATCGTCATCGGTCTGATCCTCGGCGGCACCGCGATCTGGCTGGCCTATGAAACCAAGGGGCTGCTCATTGGCGAAAGCGCCAGCGTCGAAGTTGTAGCGGGCATCCGCAAGCTTGTCGCCGCCTATCCCGACGTTGAGCATGTCAACCAGGTATTGACCATGCACATGGGACCGCAACATATCCTGGTCAATCTGAGCGTTGACTTTAGCGATCAGACGACGGCTCTCGAGCTGGAAAAAACCATTGGGGTCATCGATCTGGAGATCAAGAGAACCTGGCCGAACGTCAAGCAGGTCTTTATCGAAGCCGAGGCCCGCGGCGCGCTGCGTAACGACCCGACTCGTACTGGGAGTGAATTGCCGGCTCCCCCCGCAGAAAAGAGTTAACTCCATGGCGACCTCCCCCTACCCGTCATGTGTCAGTCTTCCCTGCGCCGAAAAACCCTACCCTGCGATTCTGGATTTTCTGGTGCTCAGGTTCCCCAGCATCAGCCGCTCCGTCTGGACAGCGCGGCTGCATAACGGCAAGGTGCAGGATGAAGCCGGCAGGCCGATCACCGAAGCGACCCCTTATCGACCGCAGCAAAGACTCTTTTACTTCAGGGAGCTGCCCGAAGAACTGCGGATTCCCCTGGCTGAAACCATCCTCTTTCAAAACGATGAGCTCCTCGTCGCCTGCAAGCCACCCTTCTTGCCGGTCACGCCTTCAGGACCCTACATCAACGAATGCCTGCTTAACCGCCTGCGTCTGAAAACCGGCAACCATGATTTGACCCCGCTCCACCGGATTGATCGCGAAACTTCGGGTCTGGTGCTGTTTTCGATGAACAGGCAAACCCGTGGCCTCTATGCCAGCCTCTTTTCAGACGGGCGGATCGAGAAAACCTATGAAGCGCTTGCCGAGCTCGAGCAGCGCCCCGCAGCCAATACCTGGACGGTGGAAAATCGCCTGGAGAAAGCAGAGCCCTGGTTCCGGAGGCAGGTCGTGCCGGGCGTCGTCAACGCCCGCTCGCGGATATGCCTGGTGGATTACCGTGACAACATGGCGCACTTCACTCTGTCTCCGATCACCGGCAAGACCCATCAACTGCGGGTCCATATGAGCGGGCTGGGTTTTCGGATCATGAACGACAGGTATTACCCCGAGCTGCTCCCCAAACAGGCAGACGACCTGGATAATCCCCTGCAGCTCATCGCCCGTCGCGTGAGATTTACCGACCCGATTTCGGCTGAAGTCATGGAATTTGAGTCGGAACGGAGCCTGGGCGGCTAGGAGCCTGTCCGACAATAAGGGCCGAAGCGAAAATCCGGAAGTTTGAGAACAGATTTTGGCTCGATTGAGAGCTCATAGCCGTAGCTATAGGCCGAAAATGAGCTGAAATATGGGCCAAACAGCCGGGTTTGCAGCCGGGTCTCTATTCCCGGACAGGCTCCTAGCCCCGAAAAGGCCGGAAAGCTTGTATAAACAGTGGAAGGTCTGTATAAGACTCCGGCGCCACTAACCCTCTTCTCAGGAACCCCGATGCAACCCGGTCCCGCGTTCAATCATAAGGCCCTGCTCGAACTCGCCGCCACGCGCATGCCCTTCGGCAAGTACGAAGGGATGCGCCTGATCGACCTGCCCGAACCCTACGTGGTCTGGTTCCACCGCCAGGGTTTTCCCGAAGGGAAGCTCGGCCAGATGCTCGGCACCATCTACGAAATCAAGGTCAACGGCCTGGAGTATCTCTTCGATCCCTTGCGCTAGTCAGCAGCGATCTGCTACACCCAAGGTAGGTCAATTCTAAAGCACCTTCTCCCCTGGACGAATGAGTCATCCATGAACCCGAACGCATTTTCCAACCTGCCCTTAAAAAATCCGATGCTGCAGAACCTGGCCTCCCTCGGCTATGACGAAATGACCCCGATTCAGGCGGAGAGCTTACCGCTGATCCTGACCGGCACCGATGTGATCGCCCAGGCCAAGACCGGCAGCGGCAAGACCGCCGCCTTCGGCATCGGTCTTCTGGAGCGGCTGGTGGTGAGCTGCTTCGGCGTGCAGGGGCTGGTGTTGTGCCCGACCCGGGAGCTGGCCGATCAGGTCGGCAAGGAGCTGCGGCGTCTGGCGCGCTTTACCGACAATATCAAGATTCTCACCCTCTGCGGCGGCGTCCCCTTCGGCCCCCAGCTCGGTTCCCTCGAGCATGGCGCCCATATCGTCGTCGGCACCCCGGGACGCATCCTCGATCACCTGCAGCGCGGCAGCCTCGAGCTTAAGACGCTGCGCATGCTCGTCCTCGATGAAGCCGATCGCATGCTCGACATGGGCTTTCAGGATGAACTCAGCAGCATCATCGCCGCCGCTCCGAGCAACCGCCAGACCCTGCTCTTTTCGGCCACCTACCCCAAAACTATCGCCAGCATGAGCGCCCGGGTGCAGCACCAGCCGGTTACGGTCAAGGTCGAGGCGCTACATGACGAGCAGCAGATCGAACAGCTTTTTTTCAGGGTCGAGAATGATCAGCGCATCGCCGC
Above is a genomic segment from Geopsychrobacter electrodiphilus DSM 16401 containing:
- the dbpA gene encoding ATP-dependent RNA helicase DbpA, with protein sequence MNPNAFSNLPLKNPMLQNLASLGYDEMTPIQAESLPLILTGTDVIAQAKTGSGKTAAFGIGLLERLVVSCFGVQGLVLCPTRELADQVGKELRRLARFTDNIKILTLCGGVPFGPQLGSLEHGAHIVVGTPGRILDHLQRGSLELKTLRMLVLDEADRMLDMGFQDELSSIIAAAPSNRQTLLFSATYPKTIASMSARVQHQPVTVKVEALHDEQQIEQLFFRVENDQRIAAVARILGHYRPESSLVFCNTKKDCQELADALKSRGFSALAIHGDLEQPERDQVLARFANKSVAILVATDVAARGIDIKELSAVINFELTRDPEVHIHRIGRTGRAGEQGLAFSLVSATENRRAAAIEDYLGVKVERAELERLAMPTETDHAAPMICLCIEGGRKNKLRPGDILGALTGEAGISGSEVGKINVFDFHTYVAIRRNSARLALERLSTNKIKGRFYKIRTFS
- a CDS encoding pseudouridine synthase, which gives rise to MATSPYPSCVSLPCAEKPYPAILDFLVLRFPSISRSVWTARLHNGKVQDEAGRPITEATPYRPQQRLFYFRELPEELRIPLAETILFQNDELLVACKPPFLPVTPSGPYINECLLNRLRLKTGNHDLTPLHRIDRETSGLVLFSMNRQTRGLYASLFSDGRIEKTYEALAELEQRPAANTWTVENRLEKAEPWFRRQVVPGVVNARSRICLVDYRDNMAHFTLSPITGKTHQLRVHMSGLGFRIMNDRYYPELLPKQADDLDNPLQLIARRVRFTDPISAEVMEFESERSLGG
- a CDS encoding DUF3820 family protein, which gives rise to MQPGPAFNHKALLELAATRMPFGKYEGMRLIDLPEPYVVWFHRQGFPEGKLGQMLGTIYEIKVNGLEYLFDPLR
- a CDS encoding YheU family protein → MRREPTTETHEAGIEIPYERINPDTLRRMIQEFVTRDGADWAELGCTLEDKVEQVLQQLKSRKIKVVFDQTSQTANLVVR
- a CDS encoding cation diffusion facilitator family transporter, which gives rise to MAGSSKKVIYAALAGNALVAVTKFIAAALTGSSAMLSEGIHSVVDTGNQLLLLLGLHKAKQPADERFPFGHAKEVYFWSFVVALLIFAVGAGVSLYEGIHHLAHPAPITDPYINYLVLGLAVLFEGLSLYFALSEFSRTKGTRSYFDAIHRGKDPTIFVVLFEDAAAMLGLLVAFCGVLFSQLSGNLIYDGLASIVIGLILGGTAIWLAYETKGLLIGESASVEVVAGIRKLVAAYPDVEHVNQVLTMHMGPQHILVNLSVDFSDQTTALELEKTIGVIDLEIKRTWPNVKQVFIEAEARGALRNDPTRTGSELPAPPAEKS
- a CDS encoding class I SAM-dependent methyltransferase; protein product: MFWFSATEARQVLTALDRGDPRIDISVDLNLSRDSFSLCGDALVLDAHNRLSRSELLQIAGKENRIFILEDGELEVLEIRDAGYYKLAPTEQAPLLEISGVKMHISKGINPFESAGQMAAQVVKKGARVLDTCSGLGYAASAALNLGAREVVSVELSDAVIALRKRNPWSQALFGANIRLVHANIDSYIRELETASFDAVIHDPPRFSLAGELYGEEFYREIFRVLKRRGSLFHYTGNPQLLKRGTSFIDHAVKRLRASGFTKVVKIPELMGVTAYK
- a CDS encoding VF530 family DNA-binding protein encodes the protein MSAEQPHNPLHGVTLEQILNHLVEYYGWEDLGEEITIKCFTCDPSISSSLKFLRKTPWARKKVEDLYLALSREW